A single genomic interval of Mauremys reevesii isolate NIE-2019 linkage group 24, ASM1616193v1, whole genome shotgun sequence harbors:
- the LOC120390446 gene encoding probable G-protein coupled receptor 33, whose protein sequence is MDRGNMTLQPTTGVNSSQTPAAVSAAHLASALLLFITFLVGVVGNGLYLWVLGLKMRRTVTTLVFLHLVSSYLLLTLLIPFFAVYVLLDFHWVFGTAMCKLLNACISVGMFTSIFLLTLISLDRYILTHRPIWCRHHRTVPWVRKLVVGVWLASLALSAPYLAFRETRVGDGGRITCINNYTFSGVWNGAEPQDLGRRVHLAVLMVRFLLGFLLPFCTIAGCYGCVGLEMKEKGLARSRKPFKVMVAAVVSFFLSWLPYHLYHGLKFFKDEWKLDSILVIYTLTSCFNACFTPVLYLFVGRRFQQVLRTSLLALLRETFAEDLSGNGAVSHESSGVVAGKLELPEQVTGPLDSGNGSLEPRVLD, encoded by the coding sequence ATGGACCGAGGCAACATGACTCTTCAACCAACCACTGGGGTGAATTCCAGCCAGACCCCAGCTGCTGTGAGTGCCGCTCACCTGGCCTCGGCTCTGTTGCTCTTCATCACCTTCCTGGTGGGTGTGGTGGGGAACGGGCTGTACCTGTGGGTGCTGGGactgaagatgaggaggacggtGACCACGCTCGTGTTCCTCCACCTGGTCTCCTCTTACCTCCTCCTCACCCTGCTGATCCCCTTCTTCGCCGTCTACGTCCTCCTGGATTTCCACTGGGTCTTCGGCACGGCCATGTGCAAGCTTCTGAACGCCTGCATCTCCGTGGGCATGTTCACCTCCATCTTCCTTCTCACCCTCATCAGCCTGGACCGCTACATCCTCACTCACCGTCCCATCTGGTGCCGGCATCACCGCACCGTGCCCTGGGTCAGGAAGCTGGTCGTGGGCGTGTGGCTGGCCTCCTTAGCCCTCAGCGCTCCCTACCTGGCTTTCCGGGAGACccgggtgggggatgggggaagaatcACCTGCATCAACAATTACACCTTCTCCGGAGTCTGGAACGGAGCCGAGCCGCAGGACCTGGGCAGACGGGTCcacctggccgtcctcatggtCCGGTTCCTGCTGGGCTTCCTGCTGCCTTTCTGCACCATCGCGGGATGCTATGGCtgtgtggggctggagatgaaggAGAAGGGGCTGGCGCGGAGCAGGAAGCCCTTCAAAGTCATGGTGGCCGCGGTGGTTTCCTTCTTCCTCAGCTGGCTGCCCTACCACCTCTACCACGGCTTGAAGTTCTTCAAAGACGAGTGGAAGTTGGACTCCATCCTGGTCATTTACACGCTCACCTCCTGCTTCAACGCCTGCTTCACCCCTGTCCTCTACCTCTTCGTGGGGCGGCGGTTCCAGCAGGTGCTCAGGACGTCCTTGCTTGCTCTGCTTCGGGAGACTTTTGCTGAAGACCTCAGCGGCAACGGTGCTGTCTCGCATGAGAGCTCCGGGGTGGTAGCTGGCAAACTGGAGCTGCCTGAGCAAGTTACGGGGCCTCTGGATTCAGGGAATGGAAGCTTAGAACCCAGGGTTCTAGATTAA